CTGAAAACAGCACTACAAGCGCGGGAGGAGCGCCTCCGAGAGCAATCGTGATGGAGATGATGATCGCTAATTTTAAAAGGCTACCTGAACTAGACCAGAAGTTTTTCAACTATGGACCTTTGTACTTGGGAGGAAACGCGGCATTTGCTGGTCTTATAGCAAACAGTTTCTTTCGGAGGGCGCTCAATGTCACCCAGGCGCGCATTGCATCGTCGGTCCCGATGGCCGTCCTCCCATTCATCACGACAGTCGCCTTTTACAACGCCGCAGTGTCCAGTCCTTTACTTTCTGGGGATCTCAACTGTCCATCGTGTGCTTTGATGAGAGGAGCACTTATCGGCGTAGTCGGCGGTGGGATTTACCCCATTCTGTTGGCGTTACCCGTGAACGCAGGACTCGCATCCGCATATAACTCTGCACCAATGCCAGTCAAAGGGAATGCATTTCGATTTGCCATCGACATTTCTCGGCCGGTCCTGACCAAAATGAGGCCAGTGTTGGTGCTTCAGGCGTTATTTGGTACCTACCTGAGTTCGCGACACTTTGACACCTATAAGAAGCTTGTTGAGATTGTGTCTGGCTCTGGGGCCGAAGAGCTCATGGATTAACATCTGTGTTCAAATGTTCGTGTCTAGTATAGCCATTGACCTAATGTGCTTCATCCCACGCATTTTTTCACATTCTACAAAGGAGCGTAAAAGGGGGTTTAGGAAAGACAATGAATaactgtgtgtatgcatatcaATAATTGTCCTACACAAAATGCTGATATTAATATGCTATTAATTGACTATCAATGATTTGATGATCAGCACTtacaataaatattaaaaacaaatgGGAAAATAATATCCCTTGTGTCTTTCTATTTACGTAGGATACGCATCTGTTATGTCACTTTTGTTTTGCAACAAATGTCTTTAACAGATATTGTTAATAAAAGTAGCCCATTATGTGTTTAGAAGGAGAGGGAGTGCTTTATATGACATTGAATATGTGTGAAATAATTTCCTCTGTCCAGGCCTCAGCTTTGTTGAAGATGGGAAATCATTTATTGAAACATGTCTTCACCTCAAACTGCGGGTTTAACAAAGTCACCACTCTACTTCTATAGGCTTATTAACTGAGGAATGTGTTACAGAGAAATCAAGTTCATAAATAAAGAGTTCagaagtaaaaaaacaaacgcaACCTTTTAACACTGACATCGAAAAGGAATTATAGAAAAATGAAATCAGACATGTTTGTTCAAAGTTCATAAATAccccgacgcacacacactcccttcccCAGAACCCGCCCCGACCCTCATCAATCACATCTAACctgcaaaaaagaaaagttcaATGACAAACCCACGAAACGACCGCACTTTTCAAGTGAGAGTAGCCTGAAGTGTCATTACAACCAGTGTATTACAGGGTACGCCTTTCTCGGTCGCAGATTCCTTTCCACCTAAATGAAACATAGCAGTACCCATACTTATAAACCCTCCACATTGTCACGTTGTTCATCAACCAAATGATGCTTGTTTTTCTTCCAGTAGTCAAAGCCTAATCAATACTTCAGGGCCGAGACGTGTACCACCCCTTTAAAATCAGTCTTTTGCTGCATGCCATGTTAATTTTCTTCATATCCATAAAACAAAAGAGATTAAAAACTATACATCTGTCACCACAGAAATCTCCATTAATACAGCAGACAACTGAATGTCAGTCAAGAGAAGAACTTTCTGAGTTGCAGAAAGGATGACGAACACCATGAAGCGATGGAATTTTTCTGTACCTAACCAATGGCTGACTGGGCTCCAACTGTAGTCTGTTTGACTGATGTTTCAATGGCACAATACACGATACAGGTACTAATGAAGAGGTAAACATGTACACACGTACAACCACTCTCTTCAGGGAATTTCGAACAGAGAGAAAATGGCAACCCATTCTCTGGTTTCCTCTatactctcactcacacatacatacatgattTAAGACATGCAAGAGAAATGATATTTTGAGTCTTAAAATGCAAAGAATCTTTAATGCCTATACCCCAGATATTCAGGACTCAATTCCTTCCATTACCTTGAATTTTGGCAGCTGCTTTGGGCTAGCCAGCGCCCTTCACATTATCTTTTATACAGTACAGtgcaatttaaaaaaacaaaatacaaggCTAGAGGTCTTAAAGGAGTACAGagtcaggtagagagagagaggtgggggtgcCATGGAGAATATACAAAACAATATACATCAATAAGTCAGTAGGAATTTGTTTGAAAAAGTAGTTTTTCCCTGTAATATTATTCTCTGTTATTAATCTCCACagagtacacacacatttaaatttCAGGGAAATGTGTCCCTCCCCTTACAAATACACGGTTACCAACCATGACGAGTTAATTCACTGCACAGGCATGTTTACTCCATGTTTATTCTAGCTTTACATTGTCTACGATCCAATCTTCAAATCGTTGTCTTTTTTTGTGGTTTGTATCCTTGATGAATCCGGCTCATCCCtttttcctttcttattttttctGCTAGAAATACAAAGAAACCGAGTACCAGCTTGGTTCCTTCCCATTTCAACTAAGTGCAGTGcgtacacacactccctctccgTCAGAGGGACTTCGCCAGCGTCGGGACCTCATGTCTTGCCGAGAACATTGGACCTGATGGGGGCAGAGGCcaagaaac
The window above is part of the Gadus macrocephalus chromosome 10, ASM3116895v1 genome. Proteins encoded here:
- the tmem126a gene encoding transmembrane protein 126A; amino-acid sequence: MSENSTTSAGGAPPRAIVMEMMIANFKRLPELDQKFFNYGPLYLGGNAAFAGLIANSFFRRALNVTQARIASSVPMAVLPFITTVAFYNAAVSSPLLSGDLNCPSCALMRGALIGVVGGGIYPILLALPVNAGLASAYNSAPMPVKGNAFRFAIDISRPVLTKMRPVLVLQALFGTYLSSRHFDTYKKLVEIVSGSGAEELMD